The following are encoded together in the Candidatus Omnitrophota bacterium genome:
- a CDS encoding TIGR00730 family Rossman fold protein, whose amino-acid sequence MQNRRKAKNELSNMEDPWRVFRIMAEFVDGFDMLSTVGPAVTLFGSARLKPENPMYKLAEKTAYLLAKEGYAVITGGGPGIMEAGNRGASRANGNSVGLNIELPFEQVPNPFIKTLVSFHYFFCRKVMFLKYASAFVIFPGGYGTLDEFTESITLIQTKRMEGFPVIVVGKKYWKGLLDWLEDTVVKEGCINKEDLDIFQVADKPEEIVDIIKKFYKNKKNAHLKKI is encoded by the coding sequence ATGCAAAATCGTAGAAAAGCGAAAAATGAATTGAGCAACATGGAAGACCCCTGGAGAGTGTTTCGCATTATGGCGGAATTTGTGGACGGATTTGACATGCTTTCTACCGTCGGGCCGGCGGTCACTTTATTCGGTTCCGCGCGCCTTAAGCCGGAAAACCCTATGTATAAATTAGCCGAAAAAACAGCCTATCTTTTGGCCAAAGAAGGTTACGCCGTGATTACCGGCGGCGGGCCGGGCATCATGGAAGCCGGAAACCGCGGCGCCAGCCGAGCCAACGGCAATTCTGTGGGCTTAAACATCGAACTTCCGTTTGAGCAAGTTCCTAACCCATTTATCAAAACCTTGGTCAGTTTTCATTATTTCTTTTGCCGAAAAGTTATGTTTTTAAAATATGCTTCAGCGTTCGTTATTTTTCCAGGAGGTTACGGAACCTTAGATGAATTTACCGAAAGCATTACGTTGATCCAAACCAAGCGCATGGAAGGTTTTCCGGTCATTGTCGTCGGAAAGAAATACTGGAAAGGCCTTTTAGATTGGTTGGAAGATACGGTCGTCAAAGAGGGTTGCATCAATAAGGAAGACTTGGATATTTTTCAGGTTGCGGATAAACCGGAAGAGATCGTTGATATCATAAAGAAGTTCTATAAAAATAAGAAAAATGCCCACCTTAAAAAAATCTAA
- the purQ gene encoding phosphoribosylformylglycinamidine synthase I has protein sequence MPTLKKSKVLILRSAGTNCDQETGFAFKSVGADVEFVHINKLSSGDRSLNDYHILALPGGFSYGDDIAAGRIFANELRLKLGDDLRRFISDGKLIIGICNGFQILVKAGLLPGESNFKQTATLMLNTSAKFEDRWVCLKPEGKSVWTKGMNGVIELPVAHGEGKFIVQNDSLLKTLKKNHQIIFRYCDESGKKPKYPQNPNGSLEDIAGITDITGRILGLMPHPERHFFVTQHPNWTREKRKSKFGDGAQIFQNGVDYVKKNLL, from the coding sequence ATGCCCACCTTAAAAAAATCTAAAGTCCTCATTTTGCGAAGCGCCGGGACGAACTGCGATCAGGAAACCGGTTTTGCCTTTAAAAGTGTCGGAGCCGATGTAGAATTTGTCCACATCAATAAGCTTTCTTCCGGCGATCGAAGCCTAAATGATTATCACATTTTGGCTTTACCTGGCGGATTTTCCTACGGTGATGATATCGCGGCGGGAAGGATCTTCGCCAATGAATTACGTTTAAAGCTTGGAGACGATCTGCGCCGTTTTATCTCTGATGGCAAGCTGATCATCGGAATCTGTAACGGCTTTCAGATCTTAGTCAAAGCCGGGCTTTTGCCTGGCGAAAGCAATTTCAAGCAAACGGCAACGTTGATGCTTAATACGTCGGCGAAATTTGAAGACCGCTGGGTTTGTTTAAAACCGGAAGGCAAATCGGTTTGGACTAAGGGGATGAACGGAGTAATTGAACTTCCTGTTGCGCACGGCGAAGGAAAATTTATTGTGCAAAATGACTCCCTGTTAAAAACTTTAAAGAAAAATCATCAGATCATTTTTCGCTATTGCGATGAATCAGGAAAAAAGCCAAAATATCCGCAAAATCCTAATGGTTCCTTGGAAGACATTGCCGGCATTACCGATATAACGGGACGGATCTTAGGATTGATGCCGCATCCCGAGAGACATTTTTTTGTAACCCAACATCCTAACTGGACGCGCGAGAAAAGAAAATCTAAATTCGGAGATGGGGCGCAAATCTTCCAAAATGGGGTCGATTACGTAAAAAAGAATTTACTATAA
- the purM gene encoding phosphoribosylformylglycinamidine cyclo-ligase codes for MPKTITYKTSGVDIQKANVFVDAIKKLAKSTMQPSVLKDKGGFGSLFAFDTRKYRRPVLVSSTDGVGTKLLIAKAVNKHDTVGIDLVAMNVNDVLCAGARPLFFLDYIACGKVQPKVLKDVMKGIVEGCRQSGCSLIGGETAEMPGLYKKDEYDLAGFTVGVVDHDKIIDGSKMRAGDAIIGIASSGLHSNGFSLARKVFSLSEQKKYAKELLTPTKIYVKPILKLLEHFSVKGMAHVTGGAFYEKLTKIIPDGKCALICKGSWNIPDIFQKIQRKGNVPERDMYTTFNMGIGFAVVVDKKFVESVRRFLSKQGLVSWNIGEIINDKKRKIIL; via the coding sequence ATGCCTAAGACCATAACTTACAAAACAAGCGGTGTGGATATTCAAAAAGCGAATGTCTTTGTGGACGCGATCAAAAAATTAGCTAAAAGCACCATGCAGCCGAGCGTTTTAAAAGATAAAGGCGGATTTGGAAGCCTTTTTGCTTTTGATACAAGAAAGTATCGCCGTCCGGTTTTAGTATCTTCTACCGATGGTGTCGGGACAAAGCTCCTCATTGCCAAAGCCGTTAATAAACATGACACCGTCGGTATTGACCTGGTGGCGATGAATGTTAATGACGTTCTTTGCGCCGGCGCGCGTCCATTGTTTTTCTTAGATTATATTGCCTGTGGTAAAGTTCAGCCCAAAGTTTTAAAAGATGTGATGAAGGGAATTGTGGAAGGCTGCCGCCAATCAGGCTGTAGTTTGATCGGCGGAGAAACGGCGGAAATGCCCGGGCTTTACAAAAAGGATGAATATGACTTGGCCGGATTTACGGTAGGCGTGGTGGATCACGATAAAATTATTGACGGTTCAAAGATGCGGGCGGGCGATGCTATTATCGGGATCGCGTCCAGCGGGCTTCATTCCAATGGTTTTTCTTTGGCCAGAAAAGTTTTTTCGCTGAGCGAGCAGAAAAAATATGCCAAAGAATTGCTGACCCCGACCAAAATTTACGTTAAACCGATCTTGAAATTATTAGAGCATTTTTCCGTTAAGGGGATGGCTCATGTTACCGGCGGCGCATTTTATGAAAAGCTAACGAAGATCATTCCTGACGGAAAATGCGCGCTCATTTGTAAGGGCAGTTGGAATATTCCGGATATTTTCCAAAAGATCCAACGTAAAGGCAATGTTCCCGAGCGGGATATGTACACCACATTTAACATGGGCATTGGTTTTGCGGTTGTTGTCGATAAAAAATTCGTTGAGTCTGTTCGCCGGTTTTTATCAAAACAAGGGCTTGTCTCTTGGAATATCGGTGAGATCATTAACGATAAGAAAAGAAAAATTATTTTATGA
- the purD gene encoding phosphoribosylamine--glycine ligase, with the protein MNVLVIGSGGREHAICWKIKQSPKVRTIYCAPGNGGISEAASCVDIKADDIAGLLKFAKDKKIDLTVVGPEVPLVAGIVDEFEKNGLKVFGPQKGAAQLEGSKIFAKEFMKRNKIPTADFENFDSLVRAEQIAAQGKFRFPLVIKADGLAAGKGVVICQSLDDVKQALKTAVKKNGVIEEYLDGEEASILAISDGKNFVLLESSQDHKRTFDNDQGPNTGGMGAYSPAPVVTPELMKKISKEVIKPVIDGMSREGNPFKGVLYAGLMINKNELKVLEFNVRFGDPETQAVLPRLKTDLVDVMLASCDDTLDKINLQWDKRVCACVVMASKGYPDNYEKGKEIKGLDASSEKDAIVFHAGTVEQHDKILTSGGRVLGVVGLGKDIKEAVGKSYKKVSQIKFDGCHFRKDIGFRALKRPS; encoded by the coding sequence ATGAACGTCTTAGTGATCGGTTCCGGCGGGCGTGAGCACGCTATTTGTTGGAAAATAAAACAGAGCCCAAAGGTTAGAACGATTTATTGCGCGCCGGGTAATGGAGGTATTAGCGAGGCGGCTTCGTGCGTCGATATCAAGGCGGATGATATTGCCGGGCTTTTAAAGTTTGCTAAAGATAAAAAAATTGATTTAACGGTTGTAGGCCCCGAAGTGCCATTGGTTGCCGGCATTGTGGATGAATTTGAAAAAAACGGATTAAAAGTCTTTGGGCCCCAAAAAGGTGCCGCGCAGCTTGAAGGAAGCAAGATTTTCGCCAAAGAATTTATGAAGCGAAACAAAATTCCAACGGCTGATTTTGAGAATTTTGATTCATTGGTGCGGGCTGAACAGATCGCCGCGCAGGGAAAATTCCGTTTTCCGCTGGTCATTAAAGCGGATGGCTTGGCGGCCGGTAAAGGCGTTGTAATCTGTCAGTCTTTGGATGATGTCAAGCAAGCCTTAAAGACAGCCGTTAAGAAAAATGGCGTGATTGAAGAATATTTAGACGGCGAAGAAGCTTCTATCTTAGCCATTAGCGACGGAAAAAATTTTGTTTTGTTAGAATCTTCTCAGGACCATAAAAGGACCTTTGATAATGATCAGGGGCCTAATACCGGAGGGATGGGGGCTTATTCTCCGGCTCCGGTGGTTACGCCGGAATTAATGAAGAAAATTTCCAAAGAAGTCATCAAGCCTGTCATTGACGGCATGAGCCGGGAAGGAAATCCTTTTAAAGGCGTTTTATACGCCGGGCTAATGATCAATAAAAATGAGTTAAAGGTTCTAGAATTTAATGTTCGTTTCGGCGATCCGGAAACGCAGGCGGTTTTACCGAGATTAAAAACTGATCTAGTGGACGTGATGCTGGCTTCTTGCGATGATACTTTAGATAAGATCAACTTACAGTGGGATAAACGTGTTTGTGCTTGTGTCGTCATGGCGTCTAAAGGTTATCCGGATAACTATGAAAAAGGAAAAGAGATCAAAGGGCTAGATGCTAGCAGCGAAAAAGACGCAATTGTTTTTCATGCCGGCACTGTAGAGCAGCATGATAAAATACTTACCTCTGGAGGCCGCGTGTTGGGTGTGGTTGGCTTAGGGAAAGATATCAAAGAAGCGGTTGGGAAATCTTATAAAAAGGTAAGCCAGATCAAATTTGACGGATGTCATTTTAGAAAAGACATCGGTTTTAGGGCTTTGAAAAGGCCGTCCTGA
- the purE gene encoding 5-(carboxyamino)imidazole ribonucleotide mutase, with the protein MKNILVSIVMGSESDLSTMEEAAKILKNFGVSYEVKVWSAHRTPDETAEYAKALKSRGVQVVIAGAGGAAALAGVVASFTTIPVLGVPIETTALDGLDSLLSTVQMPAGTPVGTLAIGKPGAKNAAFLALRILSLSDKTIGAALEKYRGEQAEKIKNIKVDV; encoded by the coding sequence ATGAAAAATATTTTAGTGTCTATTGTTATGGGAAGTGAATCTGATCTATCCACCATGGAAGAAGCCGCCAAGATCTTAAAAAATTTCGGCGTTTCGTATGAAGTCAAAGTTTGGTCTGCACATCGCACCCCTGATGAAACGGCGGAATATGCCAAAGCCTTAAAATCGCGCGGAGTTCAAGTTGTTATTGCCGGCGCGGGCGGAGCGGCCGCGTTAGCGGGAGTAGTGGCAAGCTTTACCACAATTCCGGTCTTAGGCGTGCCTATTGAAACAACCGCCTTAGACGGATTAGATTCCTTGCTTTCAACAGTGCAGATGCCGGCCGGAACTCCCGTCGGGACTTTAGCCATCGGAAAACCAGGTGCCAAAAATGCGGCCTTTTTGGCGCTACGTATTCTCAGCTTATCGGATAAAACGATCGGGGCAGCTTTAGAAAAATATCGCGGTGAACAAGCGGAAAAAATAAAGAATATCAAGGTAGACGTTTGA
- a CDS encoding L-threonylcarbamoyladenylate synthase, with product MKTEIIKIHPNYPEYDKIIECAKIIRDGGLVVFPTETVYGIAANAEDRKAVERLYKVKRRSLDKPFSILAWQKLAIDEMGYKTDRSVYKLIDEFWPGPLTVIVPTQDAGKTIGLRMPNNLIALSLAREAQCLVAAPSANFEGNHPPVTYAEALRDLDGLVDVAIDGGPSTVGHESAIVDLTNLPPKILRSGPISQADIDRITKQKIVLFVCTGNSCRSVMAEYLLRKKLEDRRDVKVISAGTGVYISTGASEETLCVLRKEGINALSHRAQPVTKILLKKADLIFVMTSSHRRQVLEFAPSVEDRIYLLREFAKNAKSLEETDISDPIGRSAQAYEECLEMIKDSIQKIGELV from the coding sequence TTGAAGACCGAAATTATTAAAATTCATCCGAATTATCCTGAATACGATAAGATTATCGAATGCGCCAAGATCATTCGTGACGGTGGGCTCGTTGTATTTCCCACCGAAACGGTTTATGGGATTGCGGCCAATGCCGAGGACAGAAAAGCGGTTGAACGTCTTTATAAAGTAAAACGTCGTTCTTTGGATAAACCGTTTTCCATTTTAGCCTGGCAAAAATTAGCCATTGATGAAATGGGTTATAAGACGGATCGTTCGGTTTATAAGTTGATCGATGAATTTTGGCCCGGCCCTTTAACTGTTATTGTTCCAACGCAAGATGCCGGAAAAACGATTGGCCTAAGGATGCCTAATAATTTGATCGCCTTAAGCTTAGCGCGCGAAGCACAATGTTTGGTGGCGGCGCCGTCGGCGAACTTTGAAGGCAATCATCCTCCGGTCACTTATGCGGAGGCCTTGCGTGATCTTGACGGGCTGGTGGATGTGGCTATTGACGGCGGTCCATCGACAGTCGGACATGAATCTGCCATCGTTGATCTAACCAACTTACCGCCGAAGATTTTACGTTCCGGCCCCATTAGCCAGGCGGATATTGACCGGATCACAAAACAAAAGATCGTTCTTTTTGTCTGCACCGGAAATAGTTGCCGGTCGGTGATGGCGGAATATTTGTTACGCAAGAAATTAGAAGATCGACGGGATGTCAAAGTTATTTCGGCGGGAACGGGTGTTTATATCAGCACCGGCGCCAGCGAGGAAACATTATGTGTCCTTCGCAAAGAAGGCATTAACGCGCTGTCGCATCGCGCTCAACCGGTGACAAAGATCTTGTTAAAGAAAGCGGACCTGATCTTCGTGATGACCTCAAGCCATCGACGGCAAGTTTTAGAATTCGCTCCGTCGGTAGAAGACCGGATCTATTTATTGCGGGAATTTGCGAAAAATGCCAAAAGTTTAGAAGAAACGGATATCTCGGACCCTATCGGAAGATCGGCGCAGGCTTATGAGGAATGTTTAGAAATGATCAAAGACAGCATACAAAAAATAGGAGAACTGGTTTGA
- the rpiB gene encoding ribose 5-phosphate isomerase B yields MNIYIGADHRGFVLKGKIKKFLADRGYHVVDVGTYERDVSCDYPKTALQVAKKVACDKQARGIIVCMSGIGNSIVANKVKGIRAALCYNKTAARLSREHNDANVLALGSKFVTKKELYAIITIWLKTPFEGGRHLRRVNQIRSIERGLC; encoded by the coding sequence TTGAACATTTATATCGGGGCGGATCACCGCGGATTTGTTCTTAAGGGAAAAATAAAGAAATTTCTGGCCGATCGCGGATATCATGTTGTTGATGTCGGAACGTATGAGCGTGATGTTAGCTGTGATTATCCTAAGACAGCTCTTCAGGTGGCTAAAAAAGTCGCCTGCGATAAACAAGCGCGTGGTATTATTGTGTGTATGTCAGGCATTGGTAATTCAATTGTTGCTAATAAGGTTAAGGGTATTCGAGCGGCTCTTTGTTATAACAAAACGGCCGCGCGTCTTTCCCGGGAACATAATGATGCCAATGTCTTGGCATTAGGTTCAAAGTTTGTGACTAAAAAAGAGCTGTATGCCATTATTACGATTTGGCTTAAAACGCCTTTTGAAGGTGGGCGTCATTTAAGAAGGGTGAATCAAATTCGAAGCATTGAAAGAGGACTTTGTTAA